In Triplophysa rosa linkage group LG7, Trosa_1v2, whole genome shotgun sequence, the following proteins share a genomic window:
- the LOC130556641 gene encoding E3 SUMO-protein ligase ZBED1-like: MASVRDRTARAMGLCHTLVNTFSHSWLKRRDLALAQAELQIPQHSLILDCATRWGSKQKMVERILEQVPAIRRVLDDRRHHHLNPSWQDIAVLESVNAALKPAAEFTDLLSGESYVTVSSVKPVLKLLTEDIIKLSNEDTTLTSDIKQKMCSVLLEKYELAALQKLLAKACFLDPRYRGDHIFDTGAKSAIIEEMLGMSEEGRGGASESVATDEGQAEVPPAAKKKTLGDLLNSRTTSASASVPSRVRSDNELTCYLQEDPIDSNANPLSWWRENQGRFPMLSKVARKYMCICATSTPSERVFSAAGNIVTPIRSSLTPHKVNTLVFLARNKDMLSQV; this comes from the exons ATGGCCAGCGTTAGGGATCGCACAGCCCGAGCAATGGGCCTATGTCACACCTTGGTGAATACATTCTCTCATAGCTGGTTAAAGAGAAGAGATCTGGCGTTAGCACAAGCAGAACTTCAAATCCCTCAGCATAGCCTCATACTG GATTGCGCTACGAGATGGGGCTCCAAACAGAAAATGGTGGAAAGAATTTTGGAGCAAGTCCCTGCTATCAGAAGAGTTTTGGATGACCGGCGACACCACCATCTAAATCCAAGCTGGCAAGATATTGCTGTGCTCGAATCCGTGAATGCAGCACTGAAACCCGCCGCTGAGTTTACGGATCTGCTGTCTGGCGAGAGCTATGTGACCGTGTCATCAGTCAAACCCGTGCTGAAACTTCTTACAGAGGACATCATTAAACTATCAAACGAGGATACCACACTGACATCGGATATTAAGCAAAAAATGTGCAGTGTTCTCCTGGAGAAATACGAACTAGCTGCCTTGCAAAAACTTTTGGCAAAGGCCTGTTTTTTAGACCCTAGATATAGGGGGGATCATATTTTTGACACTGGTGCAAAATCCGCAATCATCGAAGAGATGCTGGGAATGTCGGAGGAAGGAAGAGGCGGTGCCAGTGAATCAGTGGCTACAGACGAAGGGCAAGCTGAGGTGCCACCTGCAGCAAAGAAAAAGACTCTTGGAGACCTGCTGAATTCACGGACAACCTCTGCTTCAGCGTCCGTACCTAGTAGAGTTCGCTCAGATAACGAGCTTACGTGCTATTTACAAGAAGATCCAATAGACTCTAACGCAAATCCACTCTCCTGGTGGCGCGAAAACCAGGGCAGATTTCCGATGCTTTCCAAAGTCGCTCGCAAGTACATGTGTATTTGTGCGACCAGCACACCATCAGAAAGAGTTTTCAGTGCCGCCGGAAACATTGTTACGCCTATACGTTCGTCCCTGACACCACATAAGGTTAATACGTTAGTTTTTCTAGCACGAAACAAGGACATGTTAAGCCAGGTTTAA